In Blattabacterium cuenoti, the following proteins share a genomic window:
- a CDS encoding phosphoenolpyruvate carboxykinase (ATP), producing the protein MISFSLKNYGILNSSYNWQLTPYELQKIIIQKKMGIETKSGVLAINTGVFTGRSPEDRFIVKDKITEQKVWWDEKFNQSFDSEKFDFLYQKFAQYLSGKTLYIRDGYLCSDNRYQLNVRSISEYPWSDLFIHNLFLRFTKLEKILPDWLLLCAPGFQANPVKDGTRNKNFSILNFSRKVILIGGSGYTGEIKKSIFSVLNFILPMYKNVFPMHCAANVGKHKKDTALFFGLSGTGKTTISNDINRNLVGDDEHGWTYDNIVFNFEGGCYAKILGISKKNEPMIYHAIRKGAMLENVIFKKKTKEVDFLNDTITQNMRISYPIYFIKNIERKLLSSNIRNIFFLTYDAFGVLPPIAKLNKAQSSYYFLLGYTSKVAGTELNIKKPKATFSSCFGAPFMPLHPVQYTKMLMKKLDNTEINVWMINTGLISGGLSSGYRIKLDDTRKIVQNALNGFLSGVSYEKYPIFNFQIPKSCPGISSSILNPKNSWSNEKMYQNQVKILAKKFIQHFNIYRQYIDKNILSGEPVLE; encoded by the coding sequence ATGATCTCTTTTTCTCTAAAAAATTATGGAATTTTGAATTCTTCATATAATTGGCAACTTACGCCTTATGAACTACAAAAAATTATTATTCAAAAAAAAATGGGAATTGAAACAAAATCAGGGGTTTTAGCAATAAATACAGGGGTATTCACTGGAAGATCCCCCGAAGATAGATTTATTGTAAAAGATAAGATTACAGAACAAAAAGTTTGGTGGGATGAAAAATTTAATCAATCTTTCGATTCAGAAAAATTTGATTTTTTATATCAAAAATTTGCACAATATTTATCTGGAAAAACATTATATATCAGAGATGGATATCTTTGTTCCGATAATCGTTATCAATTAAATGTTCGTTCTATTAGTGAATATCCGTGGTCTGATTTATTTATTCATAATCTTTTTTTAAGATTCACAAAATTGGAAAAAATTTTACCAGATTGGTTATTATTGTGTGCTCCAGGATTCCAGGCTAACCCTGTAAAAGATGGGACACGAAATAAAAATTTTTCTATATTAAATTTTTCGAGAAAAGTAATCCTGATTGGAGGGTCAGGATATACAGGAGAAATTAAAAAATCTATATTTTCTGTTCTCAATTTTATCCTCCCTATGTATAAAAATGTTTTTCCTATGCATTGTGCCGCAAATGTAGGAAAACATAAAAAAGATACAGCTTTATTTTTTGGATTATCTGGAACAGGAAAAACTACTATTTCTAATGATATAAATAGAAATTTGGTTGGGGATGATGAACATGGATGGACTTATGATAATATTGTATTTAATTTTGAAGGAGGATGTTATGCTAAAATATTGGGTATTTCTAAAAAAAATGAACCTATGATTTATCATGCGATAAGAAAAGGAGCAATGTTAGAAAACGTAATTTTCAAAAAAAAAACTAAAGAAGTCGATTTTTTAAATGACACCATTACTCAAAATATGAGAATAAGCTACCCTATTTATTTTATAAAAAATATTGAAAGAAAACTATTGTCTTCTAATATAAGAAATATTTTTTTCCTAACATACGACGCTTTTGGGGTTTTACCTCCTATAGCTAAACTTAATAAAGCACAATCTTCTTATTATTTTTTGTTAGGGTATACATCTAAAGTTGCTGGAACTGAATTAAATATTAAAAAACCAAAAGCAACTTTTTCTTCTTGTTTTGGAGCTCCATTTATGCCTTTACATCCCGTTCAATATACGAAAATGTTAATGAAAAAATTAGATAATACTGAAATCAATGTTTGGATGATTAATACCGGATTGATATCTGGAGGATTATCATCTGGATATCGTATAAAATTAGATGATACACGTAAAATTGTGCAAAATGCTTTAAACGGTTTTTTGTCAGGAGTCTCTTACGAAAAATATCCTATTTTTAATTTTCAAATACCGAAATCTTGTCCAGGAATATCTTCTAGTATATTGAATCCGAAAAATTCATGGAGTAATGAAAAAATGTATCAAAATCAAGTCAAAA